The following coding sequences are from one Achromobacter sp. B7 window:
- a CDS encoding hydrolase produces the protein MSVTAFAKPGAKLLSPQDHTLIMIDFQSQMAFATHSIDAITLRNNAALVAHAAAGFKASTILTTVAEKSFSGPMFDEVTAPFPGQALLDRTSMNTWEDAAVIKQVNEIGKKRIVLAGLWTSVCIVGPALSALDQGFEVYVITDACGDVSVEAHNRAIERIVQAGGQPITALQYLLEMQRDWARTDSYEMTTGIAKKFGGAYGLGIIYAKSMFNAHEA, from the coding sequence ATGTCCGTTACCGCCTTCGCCAAACCCGGCGCCAAGCTGTTGTCCCCGCAGGACCACACGCTGATCATGATCGACTTCCAGTCGCAGATGGCGTTCGCCACCCATTCCATCGACGCCATCACGCTGCGCAACAACGCCGCGCTGGTCGCGCACGCCGCCGCCGGTTTCAAGGCGTCCACCATCCTGACCACCGTTGCCGAAAAGAGCTTTTCGGGCCCGATGTTCGACGAAGTCACCGCGCCGTTCCCCGGCCAGGCCCTGCTGGACCGCACGTCCATGAACACCTGGGAAGACGCCGCCGTCATCAAGCAGGTCAACGAAATCGGCAAGAAGCGCATCGTGCTGGCCGGCTTGTGGACCAGCGTGTGCATCGTCGGCCCGGCGCTGTCGGCGCTGGACCAGGGCTTTGAGGTCTATGTCATCACCGACGCTTGCGGCGACGTGTCCGTGGAAGCGCACAACCGCGCTATCGAACGCATCGTGCAAGCCGGCGGCCAGCCGATCACCGCGCTGCAATACCTCTTGGAAATGCAGCGTGACTGGGCGCGCACCGACAGCTATGAAATGACCACCGGCATCGCCAAGAAGTTTGGCGGCGCCTATGGCCTGGGCATCATCTACGCCAAGTCCATGTTCAACGCGCACGAAGCCTGA
- a CDS encoding XapX domain-containing protein — protein MKVYLVSLALGLLVGVIYALFNVRSPAPPVIALVGLLGILAGEQIPPLVKRMMAEPATRTSWLHEQVKPHMFGELPSCPKASAPSETTADACGDKRHG, from the coding sequence ATGAAGGTCTACCTTGTTTCGCTGGCGCTTGGCCTGTTGGTCGGCGTGATCTATGCGCTGTTCAACGTGCGCTCGCCCGCGCCACCGGTCATTGCATTGGTAGGCCTTCTGGGCATCCTGGCGGGCGAACAGATTCCCCCGCTGGTCAAGCGCATGATGGCTGAACCTGCCACGCGCACGTCCTGGCTGCACGAGCAGGTCAAGCCGCATATGTTCGGCGAGCTGCCCAGTTGCCCCAAGGCGTCCGCCCCCTCTGAAACAACCGCCGATGCATGTGGAGACAAGCGCCATGGTTGA
- a CDS encoding Crp/Fnr family transcriptional regulator has protein sequence MNRPAIDLACRPPDLPALHAQAFPMLTAAQIARATPYGEPMLAPAGSVLLQSGGQEAAFHILLQGTVEVLECEADGAMQSLLVHRDGEFTGSLDLFTDRPNAVTARAASDSRLLRLSREALARLLLAEPTLADIVLRAFMLRRISYLRQRPYGGAILRSAMGVGRVDPVLDLAVIGGGPAGLAAAAYAASEGLHTLLVGGSLCGSQAPGAYALPAFPGTLTGLCDGGLLRRAETQSRHFGSHVMPQRLATAFDSASYPYQVWLDDGQVIEARSLIVATGLAEDGSGQGNTDWLEGCLDTDDRGRIHTGRAAAGSMQARAYESSQPGVFAAGSVRAGCVPQVLAGIAEGAAAVRVVHRFLDASAH, from the coding sequence ATGAATCGCCCAGCCATCGACCTTGCCTGCCGTCCGCCGGACTTGCCGGCCTTGCATGCGCAGGCGTTTCCCATGCTGACCGCCGCCCAGATCGCGCGGGCCACGCCTTACGGTGAACCCATGCTGGCGCCGGCCGGCAGCGTGCTGCTGCAAAGCGGCGGCCAGGAGGCCGCCTTTCACATCCTGCTGCAAGGCACGGTTGAAGTGCTGGAATGCGAGGCCGACGGCGCCATGCAAAGCCTGCTGGTGCATCGCGATGGCGAATTTACCGGCAGCCTGGACTTGTTCACCGACCGCCCCAATGCCGTCACGGCACGCGCCGCGTCGGACAGCCGGCTGCTGCGCCTGTCGCGCGAGGCCCTGGCGCGGCTGTTGCTGGCCGAACCCACGCTGGCGGACATCGTGCTGCGGGCGTTCATGCTGCGCCGGATCAGCTATTTGCGCCAGCGCCCGTATGGCGGCGCGATCCTGCGGTCGGCCATGGGGGTAGGGCGGGTGGACCCGGTGTTGGACCTGGCGGTTATCGGCGGCGGGCCGGCCGGGTTGGCGGCCGCCGCCTATGCCGCGTCCGAGGGGCTGCACACCTTGCTGGTGGGCGGTTCGCTGTGCGGGTCGCAAGCGCCGGGCGCCTACGCCTTGCCCGCCTTCCCGGGCACCCTCACGGGCTTGTGCGATGGCGGGCTGCTGCGCCGCGCCGAAACGCAAAGCCGCCATTTTGGATCGCACGTCATGCCGCAACGGCTGGCGACCGCGTTCGACAGCGCCAGCTATCCCTACCAGGTGTGGCTGGATGATGGCCAGGTGATCGAGGCGCGCAGCCTGATCGTGGCGACCGGCCTGGCCGAAGACGGATCGGGTCAGGGCAATACCGACTGGCTGGAGGGCTGCCTGGACACCGATGACCGGGGCCGCATCCACACCGGTCGCGCCGCCGCCGGCTCCATGCAGGCACGCGCCTATGAAAGCTCGCAGCCCGGCGTGTTCGCGGCCGGCTCGGTGCGCGCCGGCTGCGTGCCGCAAGTGCTGGCGGGCATCGCCGAAGGCGCGGCGGCGGTGCGCGTCGTGCACCGCTTCCTGGACGCCTCGGCGCACTAA
- a CDS encoding DoxX family protein, translated as MTVPRPLTSKAVRWLALLALCGAYIQGGLVKLLDFAGAQAEMAHFGLQPAAPAAVAVIVLELGASALILSGRLRWLGALALALFTAVAALMANRYWQAPADARFMTMNAFYEHLGLAGAFVLVAWHDLTERLHGRT; from the coding sequence ATGACCGTGCCCCGTCCGCTGACCTCGAAGGCGGTGCGCTGGCTGGCCCTGCTGGCGCTTTGTGGCGCCTATATCCAGGGCGGGCTGGTCAAGCTGCTGGACTTTGCGGGCGCGCAGGCCGAGATGGCGCATTTTGGCCTGCAACCCGCCGCGCCGGCCGCCGTCGCCGTTATCGTGCTGGAACTGGGCGCCAGCGCCCTGATCCTGTCCGGGCGGCTGCGCTGGCTGGGCGCGCTGGCGTTGGCGCTGTTCACCGCCGTGGCGGCGCTGATGGCCAACCGCTACTGGCAAGCGCCCGCCGACGCGCGCTTCATGACAATGAACGCGTTCTATGAACACTTGGGGCTGGCCGGGGCGTTCGTCCTGGTCGCCTGGCATGACCTGACGGAGCGCCTGCATGGCCGGACCTGA
- a CDS encoding DUF2126 domain-containing protein — MTIHVALKHVTQYNYDRLVSLSAQVLRLRPAPHSRTPILSYSLTVEPAEHFLNWQQDPFANYLARLNFPNKTREFKITVDLVAEMAVYNPFDFFLEPDAEEFPFTYDDGLARELAPYLIRDVATPRFAEFLSRVDKRPQRTVDFLVGLNQQVHKEISYLIRMEPGVQTPEETLARAAGSCRDSGWLLVQALRHLGLAARFVSGYLIQLKPDVRALDGPSGAQTDFTDLHAWCEVYLPGAGWIGLDPTSGLLAGEGHIPLAATPEPGSAAPVTGAVDEAEVEFTHTMSVTRVFESPRVTKPYSDEQWRAILDLGDKIDDRLDHMDVRLTMGGEPTFVSVSDREGAEWNTAALGPTKRGYALELLNRLRTRYGGNGFVHLGQGKWYPGEQLPRWALSIYWRADGQPCWDDPTLFADERQRSAYTVADAKRFVMRLCERLEVDAGHVVPGYEDVFYYLWRERRLPANVDPFDSRLDDEMERARLRRVFEQKLDSIVGYALPIQAGEGGPWVSGPWFLRDERMYLFPGDSPMGLRLPLDSLPWAAEADAPVLTERDPFDARRSLPGPSQLLAQSRRMGASATPDAHPPAKFESAANLTRTAMCVETRNGILYVFMPPLPRLEDYLALVAQVEGTARDLGVKIVLEGYPPPRDPRLKVLAVTPDPGVIEVNIHPAANWAELVDHTEFLYETAFETRLSTEKFMADGRHTGTGGGNHFVLGGATPADSPFLRRPDVLASLLAYWVNHPSLSYLFSGLFIGPTSQAPRIDEARNDQVYELELAFQEIHRRRAEQGEQVPPWMIDRALRNILVDVTGNTHRSEFCIDKLYSPDSATGRLGLLELRAFEMPPHARMSLAQQLLLRGLVAHFWKTPYTARLTRWGTELHDRFLLPTFVKMDFEDVLADLNEAGYSFDAAWFAPHFEFRFPLFGDVAARGIHLELRGALEPWHVMGEEGSSAGTVRYVDSSLERVEIRVSGLNDNRYVVTVNGRALPLQPTGRVGEYVAGVRYKAWSPPSALHPTIPVHVPLTVDIVDTWNQRSLGGCKYHVAHPGGLNPESFPVNSYEAESRRLARFEKIGHTPGRMDVAPAQVGREFPFSLDLRHD; from the coding sequence TTGACGATCCACGTAGCGCTCAAGCACGTCACGCAATACAACTATGACCGTCTGGTCAGCCTTTCCGCCCAGGTGCTGCGCCTGCGGCCCGCGCCGCACAGCCGCACACCCATCCTGTCGTACTCGCTGACGGTGGAGCCGGCCGAGCACTTCCTGAACTGGCAGCAGGACCCGTTCGCCAATTACCTGGCGCGGCTGAATTTTCCGAACAAAACGCGCGAATTCAAGATCACCGTGGACCTGGTCGCCGAAATGGCGGTCTACAACCCCTTTGACTTCTTTCTGGAACCCGACGCCGAGGAATTCCCCTTTACCTACGACGACGGGCTGGCGCGCGAACTGGCGCCGTACCTGATCCGCGACGTGGCCACGCCCCGGTTCGCGGAATTCTTGTCGCGCGTGGACAAGCGGCCGCAGCGCACCGTGGATTTCCTGGTGGGGTTGAACCAGCAGGTGCACAAAGAAATCAGCTACCTGATCCGCATGGAGCCCGGCGTGCAGACGCCGGAAGAAACGCTGGCGCGGGCGGCGGGATCGTGCCGCGATTCGGGTTGGCTGCTGGTGCAGGCGCTGCGCCACCTGGGGTTGGCGGCGCGTTTCGTGTCGGGCTACCTGATCCAGCTCAAGCCCGACGTGCGCGCGCTGGACGGCCCCAGCGGCGCGCAAACCGACTTTACGGATCTGCACGCGTGGTGCGAAGTCTATCTGCCGGGCGCCGGCTGGATCGGGCTGGACCCCACGTCCGGCCTGCTGGCGGGCGAAGGCCATATTCCGCTGGCCGCCACGCCCGAACCCGGCAGCGCCGCGCCGGTGACGGGCGCGGTCGACGAGGCCGAGGTGGAATTCACGCACACCATGTCGGTCACGCGGGTGTTCGAATCGCCGCGCGTCACCAAGCCGTATAGCGACGAGCAGTGGCGCGCCATCCTGGACCTGGGCGACAAGATCGATGACCGGCTGGACCACATGGACGTGCGCCTGACGATGGGGGGCGAGCCCACCTTCGTTTCGGTGTCCGACCGCGAAGGCGCGGAATGGAATACCGCCGCGCTGGGGCCCACCAAGCGCGGCTATGCGCTGGAACTCTTGAACCGCCTGCGCACGCGCTACGGCGGCAACGGCTTTGTGCACCTGGGGCAGGGCAAGTGGTATCCGGGCGAACAATTGCCGCGCTGGGCGCTATCGATCTATTGGCGCGCCGATGGCCAGCCGTGTTGGGACGACCCCACGCTGTTCGCCGACGAACGCCAGCGCAGCGCGTACACGGTGGCGGACGCCAAGCGCTTCGTCATGCGGCTGTGCGAGCGGCTTGAGGTGGACGCGGGCCATGTCGTGCCGGGGTATGAAGACGTCTTCTATTACCTGTGGCGCGAACGCCGGCTGCCGGCCAACGTGGACCCGTTCGATTCCCGGCTGGACGATGAAATGGAACGCGCGCGCCTGCGCCGCGTGTTCGAGCAGAAGCTGGATAGCATCGTCGGCTACGCGTTGCCGATCCAGGCGGGCGAGGGCGGGCCGTGGGTGTCCGGCCCCTGGTTCTTGCGCGACGAACGCATGTACCTGTTTCCCGGCGATTCGCCGATGGGCCTGCGCCTGCCGCTGGATTCGCTGCCCTGGGCGGCCGAGGCCGACGCGCCGGTGCTGACCGAGCGCGACCCCTTCGATGCGCGCCGTTCGCTGCCCGGGCCGTCGCAGCTGCTGGCACAGAGCCGCCGTATGGGGGCATCCGCAACGCCGGACGCCCACCCGCCCGCCAAGTTCGAATCCGCCGCCAACCTGACCCGCACCGCGATGTGCGTGGAAACGCGCAACGGCATCCTGTATGTGTTCATGCCGCCCTTGCCGCGCCTGGAAGATTACCTGGCGCTGGTGGCGCAGGTGGAAGGCACGGCGCGCGATCTGGGCGTGAAGATTGTGCTGGAAGGCTACCCGCCGCCGCGCGATCCCCGCCTGAAGGTGCTGGCGGTGACGCCCGACCCCGGCGTCATCGAAGTCAACATCCACCCGGCCGCCAATTGGGCCGAACTGGTCGACCACACGGAATTCCTGTACGAAACCGCCTTCGAGACCCGGCTGTCCACCGAAAAATTCATGGCCGACGGCCGCCACACCGGCACCGGCGGCGGCAACCACTTCGTGCTGGGCGGCGCCACGCCGGCCGATAGCCCCTTTCTGCGCCGCCCCGACGTGCTGGCCAGCCTGTTGGCGTACTGGGTCAACCATCCGTCTTTGTCGTACTTGTTTTCCGGGCTGTTCATCGGCCCCACCAGCCAGGCGCCGCGCATCGACGAGGCGCGCAACGACCAGGTTTACGAGCTGGAGCTGGCTTTTCAGGAAATCCACCGGCGCCGCGCCGAACAGGGCGAGCAGGTGCCGCCCTGGATGATCGACCGCGCGCTGCGCAATATCCTGGTCGACGTGACCGGCAATACGCACCGCTCGGAATTCTGCATCGACAAGCTGTATTCGCCCGACAGCGCCACCGGCCGCCTGGGCCTGCTGGAACTGCGCGCCTTTGAAATGCCGCCGCATGCGCGCATGAGCCTGGCCCAGCAGCTGCTGCTGCGCGGCCTGGTGGCGCATTTCTGGAAAACGCCCTATACCGCGCGCCTGACGCGCTGGGGCACCGAGCTGCATGACCGCTTCCTGCTGCCCACCTTTGTGAAGATGGATTTCGAGGACGTGCTGGCGGATCTTAACGAGGCGGGTTACAGCTTTGACGCCGCCTGGTTCGCGCCGCATTTCGAGTTCCGCTTCCCGCTGTTCGGGGACGTGGCGGCGCGCGGCATCCATCTGGAACTGCGCGGCGCGCTGGAACCCTGGCACGTAATGGGCGAAGAGGGCTCGTCCGCGGGCACGGTGCGTTACGTGGATTCGTCGTTGGAACGGGTGGAAATCCGGGTATCGGGCTTGAACGACAACCGCTATGTTGTCACGGTCAATGGCCGCGCGCTGCCCTTGCAGCCGACCGGCCGGGTGGGCGAGTACGTGGCGGGGGTGCGCTACAAGGCCTGGTCGCCGCCGTCGGCGCTGCATCCGACGATACCGGTGCATGTGCCTTTGACGGTGGACATTGTCGACACCTGGAATCAACGCTCATTGGGGGGCTGCAAATATCATGTCGCGCATCCGGGCGGGCTGAATCCGGAATCGTTCCCGGTCAATTCCTACGAGGCCGAGAGCCGGCGCCTGGCCCGGTTCGAGAAAATCGGGCACACGCCGGGCCGCATGGACGTGGCGCCGGCGCAAGTGGGCCGTGAATTTCCGTTCTCGCTGGATTTAAGGCACGATTGA
- a CDS encoding amidohydrolase — protein MVDTQAPDLILHQGRFTTLDPANPVADAVAIREGRFTRVGAAADILPLAGPATKVIALNGRGVLPGLIDNHLHIIRGGLNYNMELRWDGVRSLSDAMAMLRRQVAITPAPQWVRVVGGFTEHQFAEKRLPTIEELNAVAPDTPVFILHLYDRALLNAAALRAVGYDKTTPAPPGGEIVRDAVGNPTGLLLAKPNASILYATLAKGPKLPLEYQVNSTRHFMRELNRLGVTGAIDAGGGFQNYPEDYQVIQQLADANQLTIRLAYNLFTQKPKQEKEDFLNWTATSQYKQGTDYFRHNGAGEMLVFSAADFEDFRQPRPEMGPEMEGELEEVVRILAQNRWPWRMHATYDETISRSLDVFERVNRDVPLAGLNWFFDHAETISEKSIDRIAALGGGVAVQHRMAYQGEYFVERYGAGAAEATPPVKRMLEKGVNVSAGTDATRVASYNPWVSLSWLITGKTVGGMRLTPQRNCLDRDAALRMWTENVTWFSNEQGKKGRIAVGQLADLVVPDRDFFACPESDIADTSSLLTVVGGKVVWGAGEFSAHDDAAPPPAMPDWSPTRLFGGYGAWADTEGKPLQTSLREAAAGCACANDCNVHGHQHAGAWASKLPVSDLKGFWGALGCACWAV, from the coding sequence ATGGTTGACACCCAAGCCCCCGATTTGATCCTGCACCAGGGCCGCTTCACCACGCTGGACCCGGCCAACCCCGTGGCCGACGCCGTCGCCATCCGCGAAGGCCGCTTCACGCGCGTGGGCGCCGCCGCCGACATCCTGCCGCTGGCCGGTCCCGCGACAAAGGTCATCGCGCTGAACGGGCGCGGCGTGCTGCCGGGCCTGATCGACAACCACCTGCACATCATCCGCGGTGGCCTGAACTACAACATGGAATTGCGTTGGGACGGCGTGCGCAGCCTGTCCGACGCCATGGCCATGCTGCGCCGTCAGGTCGCCATTACCCCCGCCCCGCAGTGGGTGCGCGTGGTGGGAGGCTTCACCGAGCACCAGTTTGCCGAAAAACGCCTGCCCACCATCGAGGAACTAAACGCCGTGGCGCCCGATACGCCCGTGTTCATCCTGCACCTGTACGACCGCGCGCTGCTGAACGCGGCCGCCTTGCGCGCGGTGGGCTACGACAAGACCACGCCCGCCCCGCCGGGCGGCGAAATCGTGCGCGATGCCGTCGGCAACCCCACCGGCCTGCTGCTGGCCAAGCCCAACGCGTCGATCCTGTACGCCACCTTGGCCAAGGGCCCCAAGCTGCCGCTGGAATACCAGGTCAACTCCACGCGCCACTTCATGCGCGAACTGAACCGCCTGGGCGTCACCGGCGCCATCGACGCGGGCGGCGGTTTTCAGAATTACCCCGAGGACTACCAGGTGATTCAGCAATTGGCCGACGCCAACCAGCTGACGATCCGCCTGGCCTACAACCTGTTCACGCAAAAGCCCAAGCAGGAAAAAGAAGACTTCCTGAACTGGACGGCCACGTCGCAATACAAGCAAGGCACCGACTACTTCCGCCATAACGGCGCGGGTGAAATGCTGGTGTTCTCGGCCGCCGACTTCGAAGACTTCCGCCAGCCGCGCCCCGAGATGGGGCCCGAGATGGAAGGCGAATTGGAAGAAGTGGTGCGCATCCTGGCGCAGAACCGCTGGCCATGGCGCATGCACGCCACCTATGACGAAACCATCAGCCGATCGCTGGATGTGTTTGAACGCGTCAACCGCGACGTGCCGCTGGCCGGGCTGAACTGGTTCTTTGACCACGCGGAAACCATTTCCGAAAAGTCCATCGACCGCATCGCGGCGCTGGGCGGCGGCGTGGCCGTGCAGCATCGCATGGCCTACCAGGGCGAGTATTTTGTTGAACGCTACGGCGCCGGCGCGGCCGAGGCCACCCCGCCCGTCAAGCGCATGCTGGAGAAAGGCGTCAACGTGTCGGCCGGCACCGACGCCACGCGCGTCGCGTCCTACAACCCGTGGGTGTCGCTGTCCTGGCTGATCACCGGCAAGACCGTGGGCGGCATGCGCCTGACGCCGCAACGCAACTGCCTGGACCGCGACGCCGCGCTGCGCATGTGGACGGAGAACGTCACCTGGTTCTCGAACGAACAAGGCAAGAAAGGCCGCATCGCCGTGGGCCAATTGGCTGACCTGGTGGTGCCCGATCGCGACTTCTTCGCGTGCCCGGAATCCGATATCGCCGACACCAGCAGCCTGCTCACCGTGGTGGGCGGCAAGGTGGTGTGGGGCGCGGGCGAATTCTCGGCCCATGACGACGCGGCCCCCCCGCCCGCCATGCCCGACTGGTCGCCCACGCGCCTGTTCGGCGGCTACGGCGCCTGGGCAGACACCGAAGGCAAGCCCTTGCAGACCTCGCTGCGCGAAGCGGCCGCCGGCTGCGCCTGCGCGAACGACTGCAATGTGCACGGCCACCAGCATGCGGGCGCCTGGGCCAGCAAGCTGCCGGTGTCGGACCTGAAAGGCTTTTGGGGCGCGCTCGGTTGCGCGTGCTGGGCGGTATGA
- a CDS encoding MFS transporter has product MAGPDRITPPAAAVSGMAPLKHTLFAVLWGATILGNIGSFMRDVASAWLVTDLSTNPAAVAMMQTAATLPVFLLAIPAGVLSDILDRRRFLIIIQVLLACVSFTLLMMAKTNTLTVETLIALTFLGGVGTALMGPTWQAIVPELVPKAELKTAVGLNSLGINIARALGPAVGGLLLAAFGAAAAYGADVLSYVFVIGALIWWKRPKKVDDGLSEQFFGAFRAGVRFARASRELHVVLLRAAVFFIFASSVWALLPLVARRMLGGSAGFYGVLLGAVGVGAILGAVVLPRLRARLNTDGLVLAAAVVAAAVMAALSFAPPQWAAVLLLLLLGMGWIVALTTFNGVAQAILPNWVRGRGLAIYLMVFNGAMAAGSLGWGLLAQEIGVPATLLAGAAGLLVAGVLLHRMRLPQGEANLDPSNHWPEPLLDTPVEHDRGPVMVQIEYRIRVQDRPAFLAALKSVAEERRRDGAYAWGVAEHTGEPERVQEWFLVESWAEHLRQHQRVSQADADLQGEAQRFHIGPEKPVVHHFLALDLRQGKPGATSEAGGSQAG; this is encoded by the coding sequence ATGGCCGGACCTGATCGCATCACCCCGCCCGCCGCCGCCGTGAGCGGCATGGCGCCCTTGAAGCACACGCTGTTCGCCGTGCTGTGGGGCGCCACCATCCTGGGCAACATCGGCAGTTTCATGCGCGACGTGGCCAGCGCGTGGCTGGTTACCGACCTGTCCACCAACCCCGCCGCCGTCGCCATGATGCAGACGGCGGCCACCTTGCCGGTGTTCCTGCTGGCCATTCCGGCCGGCGTGCTGTCCGACATCCTGGACCGGCGGCGCTTTCTGATCATCATCCAGGTACTGCTGGCCTGCGTCAGCTTCACCCTGCTGATGATGGCCAAGACCAACACGCTGACCGTCGAAACCTTGATCGCCCTGACCTTCCTGGGCGGCGTGGGCACGGCGCTGATGGGCCCCACCTGGCAGGCCATCGTGCCCGAACTGGTGCCCAAGGCCGAACTGAAAACCGCCGTGGGCTTGAACTCGCTGGGCATCAACATCGCCCGCGCGTTGGGCCCGGCCGTGGGCGGATTGCTGCTGGCCGCGTTCGGTGCGGCCGCCGCCTATGGCGCGGACGTGCTCAGCTACGTGTTCGTGATCGGCGCGCTGATCTGGTGGAAGCGGCCCAAGAAAGTGGACGACGGCTTGTCGGAACAGTTCTTCGGCGCCTTCCGCGCGGGCGTGCGCTTTGCGCGCGCCAGCCGCGAGCTGCACGTGGTGTTGCTGCGCGCGGCCGTGTTCTTCATCTTTGCCAGCTCGGTCTGGGCGTTGCTGCCGCTGGTGGCGCGCCGCATGTTGGGCGGCAGCGCCGGCTTCTATGGCGTGCTGCTGGGCGCGGTGGGCGTGGGCGCGATCCTGGGCGCGGTGGTGTTGCCGCGTCTGCGCGCACGCCTGAACACCGATGGCCTGGTGCTGGCCGCCGCCGTCGTGGCCGCCGCCGTGATGGCCGCGCTGTCGTTCGCGCCGCCGCAATGGGCCGCCGTGCTGCTGCTGTTGCTGCTGGGCATGGGCTGGATCGTGGCGCTGACAACGTTCAACGGCGTCGCGCAGGCCATCCTGCCGAACTGGGTGCGCGGCCGTGGGTTGGCCATCTACCTGATGGTTTTCAACGGCGCCATGGCGGCGGGCAGCCTGGGTTGGGGCCTGCTGGCGCAAGAGATCGGCGTGCCGGCCACCTTGCTGGCCGGCGCGGCGGGCCTGCTGGTGGCGGGCGTGCTGCTGCACCGCATGCGCTTGCCGCAGGGCGAAGCGAATCTGGACCCGTCCAACCATTGGCCCGAACCGCTGTTGGACACACCGGTGGAACACGATCGCGGACCGGTCATGGTGCAGATCGAATACCGCATCCGCGTGCAGGACCGCCCCGCGTTCCTGGCCGCGCTCAAGTCAGTGGCGGAAGAACGGCGGCGCGATGGCGCCTATGCCTGGGGCGTGGCCGAGCACACCGGCGAACCCGAGCGCGTGCAGGAATGGTTCCTGGTGGAATCGTGGGCGGAACATTTGCGCCAACATCAGCGCGTCTCGCAGGCCGATGCCGACTTGCAGGGCGAAGCCCAGCGCTTTCATATCGGGCCGGAAAAGCCGGTGGTGCATCATTTCCTGGCGCTGGACTTGCGGCAGGGGAAACCTGGGGCTACATCGGAGGCCGGGGGCAGCCAGGCCGGTTGA
- a CDS encoding transglutaminase family protein, with protein sequence MKHLIKHVTRYRYAAPVNYTIQTLRLTPRRDDHQHALRWQIQTPGEIQPQVDAYGNVTHTLTLHRTHSEIEIHAVGQVDIHPLAQGRVGDEDERLPVYIYGVPTALTQCDDSIRAFCRRVVPRGVHSADDVLMLSAAIREHVAVQPGLGGPAMTAPQVLAARRGGSQDQTHLLLACVRALGTPGRFVSGYWHEAGDDAASHGWADVWLAGHGWVSVDVSHAAFASDGHCRLAVGRDYESASPVRWLHGAAATLSMDVSVQVQVQSSH encoded by the coding sequence ATGAAGCATCTCATCAAGCACGTGACCCGCTACCGCTATGCCGCCCCGGTCAACTACACCATCCAGACGCTGCGGCTGACGCCCCGGCGCGACGACCATCAACATGCCTTGCGATGGCAGATCCAGACCCCGGGCGAAATTCAGCCGCAGGTGGACGCGTATGGCAACGTCACCCACACGCTGACGCTGCACCGCACCCATAGCGAAATCGAGATCCATGCGGTGGGGCAGGTCGACATCCATCCGCTGGCGCAGGGCCGCGTGGGCGATGAAGACGAACGCCTGCCCGTCTACATCTATGGCGTGCCGACCGCGCTGACCCAATGCGACGATTCCATCCGCGCGTTCTGCCGGCGTGTGGTGCCGCGCGGCGTGCACAGCGCGGACGACGTGCTGATGCTTAGCGCCGCCATCCGCGAACACGTGGCGGTTCAACCCGGGCTGGGCGGCCCCGCCATGACCGCCCCGCAAGTGCTGGCCGCGCGGCGCGGCGGCAGCCAGGACCAGACCCATCTGCTGTTGGCGTGCGTGCGTGCCCTGGGCACGCCGGGCCGCTTTGTCAGCGGCTATTGGCACGAAGCCGGCGACGACGCCGCCAGCCACGGGTGGGCCGATGTCTGGCTGGCCGGGCACGGCTGGGTCAGCGTGGACGTGAGCCACGCCGCGTTTGCCTCCGACGGCCATTGCCGCCTGGCCGTTGGCCGCGACTACGAATCTGCCTCGCCCGTGCGCTGGCTGCACGGCGCGGCGGCCACGCTGTCGATGGACGTATCGGTACAGGTGCAGGTGCAATCAAGCCACTGA